One part of the Candidatus Neomarinimicrobiota bacterium genome encodes these proteins:
- a CDS encoding DegT/DnrJ/EryC1/StrS family aminotransferase translates to MTKLAIHGGNPIRRKPFPEWPRPTSELKDAIIATLENEGWGVGSSAISRFEEKFAEFHDAKYCISTSSGTTALWVLLKAAGVKAGDEVIVPPYTFIATASAVLMANAVPVFVDIDPNTFNIDANLIEAAVTEKTKAIMPVHISGNPANMDAILAIGKKHGIPILEDAAQAHGAEWNSAKVGALGLGGIFSFQTSKNMSAGEGGAIVSNNEAFYEKCFSYHNCGRTKGGEFYEHSFLGGNFRLNAMATSMLIPQIDSIKIDMKLRDMNRQKLDNAIGQIEGISLNGKYDGTTRESNHIYLTRYDSNAFHGIPREKFFKAMQAEGVYTYMGYTPLYREKLFVTDANEYPWLKGYDYGALQMSVTERLADEEAVWLKQNHLLGDAQDIRDIIDAFEKVTTALRKFPELFKN, encoded by the coding sequence ATGACAAAACTTGCAATCCACGGTGGCAATCCGATTCGTAGGAAACCATTCCCAGAATGGCCAAGACCGACTTCTGAGTTGAAAGACGCCATTATAGCTACGTTAGAAAATGAAGGATGGGGGGTCGGCAGTTCGGCTATTAGTCGATTTGAAGAAAAATTTGCCGAATTTCACGATGCGAAATATTGTATCAGCACCAGTTCCGGTACGACTGCTCTATGGGTATTACTCAAAGCCGCCGGTGTTAAAGCGGGAGATGAGGTGATTGTTCCACCCTATACTTTTATAGCAACTGCATCTGCAGTACTTATGGCAAATGCCGTACCCGTATTTGTGGATATTGATCCCAATACTTTTAACATTGATGCAAATCTGATTGAAGCGGCCGTTACTGAAAAAACAAAGGCAATCATGCCGGTACATATTTCGGGTAATCCTGCTAACATGGATGCAATTTTAGCGATAGGGAAAAAACATGGTATACCAATTCTTGAGGATGCAGCCCAAGCCCACGGAGCTGAATGGAATAGCGCAAAAGTTGGTGCATTAGGTCTCGGTGGCATTTTCAGTTTTCAAACTTCAAAAAATATGTCTGCAGGAGAGGGGGGCGCCATTGTTTCCAATAATGAAGCCTTTTATGAAAAATGTTTTTCCTATCATAATTGTGGTAGAACGAAGGGTGGAGAATTTTATGAACATTCATTTCTTGGTGGCAATTTTCGTCTGAATGCCATGGCGACCAGCATGCTCATTCCTCAGATTGATTCTATTAAAATTGATATGAAACTCAGAGATATGAACCGTCAGAAGCTTGATAATGCTATTGGGCAGATAGAGGGGATTTCGTTGAATGGTAAATATGATGGTACCACACGGGAATCCAACCATATTTACTTAACTCGATACGATTCAAATGCATTTCATGGTATTCCTCGGGAAAAATTCTTTAAAGCCATGCAAGCGGAAGGGGTTTATACATATATGGGATATACGCCGCTTTACCGCGAAAAGTTATTCGTGACTGATGCGAATGAATATCCTTGGTTAAAAGGATATGATTATGGCGCTTTACAGATGTCAGTGACTGAACGATTAGCCGATGAAGAAGCGGTGTGGTTAAAGCAGAATCATTTGCTTGGCGATGCCCAGGACATTAGGGATATTATTGATGCTTTTGAAAAAGTAACCACTGCTCTCCGGAAATTTCCGGAATTATTTAAGAATTAA